The Gemmata palustris genome includes a region encoding these proteins:
- a CDS encoding helix-turn-helix domain-containing protein, with amino-acid sequence MVKPANGPNEPAPARGRDDFARFVNEVIEAVRTELHAAPGLTPNEVASVLRVSQGKVLAWITSGELVATNTAAALCGKPRWVVSASALEAFRKKRSSLPLPKVARRRRPSGLVDYFPDSEAA; translated from the coding sequence GTGGTTAAGCCCGCAAATGGTCCGAACGAGCCCGCCCCGGCGCGTGGCCGCGACGACTTCGCTCGGTTCGTTAACGAGGTGATTGAAGCGGTCCGCACCGAGTTGCACGCCGCACCCGGTCTGACCCCTAACGAGGTGGCCAGCGTTCTGCGTGTCAGTCAGGGCAAAGTGCTCGCGTGGATCACGAGCGGCGAATTGGTTGCCACGAACACCGCGGCTGCGCTGTGCGGAAAGCCGCGCTGGGTCGTGAGCGCTTCAGCGCTCGAGGCGTTTCGCAAGAAGAGGAGTAGCCTGCCGCTGCCCAAGGTAGCGCGCCGACGCCGACCATCAGGGCTGGTCGATTACTTCCCCGACAGTGAGGCTGCCTGA
- a CDS encoding AAA family ATPase encodes MNANPKGLKHKLSTQGGVRLHQPGAEAPAPSELIVTPLTGKKVKPVRYLIPGRIPSGKLILIAGRGGSGKSTLLRSVAADLSVGRCALGLTYPNPVRAKTLIVAAEDGPEDTILPGLLAEGADLTRIAILEGVRRGSAKSDFTLSPEHVELVREQLKKSPEIKLVTIDPIASFVGRAKIDDHRATELRLVLDPLSELAEASGVTIAMVAHLNKAGGGAGTAAVDRIAGSAAYRDAVRAAYLICEDADDDTRRLLMPVKENLPGFEHTSIPFGLAPLSEPDADAVVKREQFRHLEADDLAAVRAQLRRVRFFTAVSMDADTALKAKKQDGTKVERCKEWLKTFLAKYAFPSNEIMEAAKKASFTFDNVKEAKSQLKSEGALWNHNLGKVRGEWWSGLGEPLNWKLRPEPTPFSPQTPFSPPSPFSPFLGNTSSFQEGERRERRESEECGESPHIEPPDSEGVL; translated from the coding sequence TTGAACGCCAATCCCAAAGGTCTCAAACACAAACTGAGCACGCAAGGAGGCGTGCGCCTTCACCAGCCCGGGGCCGAAGCCCCGGCGCCGTCGGAACTGATCGTAACGCCGCTCACCGGGAAGAAGGTCAAGCCCGTTCGGTACTTGATTCCGGGCCGAATCCCGTCCGGCAAGTTGATCCTGATTGCGGGGCGCGGGGGGAGCGGGAAAAGCACGCTGCTGAGGTCCGTCGCCGCCGACCTGTCCGTGGGCCGGTGCGCGCTCGGGCTCACGTACCCCAATCCCGTTCGCGCCAAGACGCTTATCGTCGCGGCCGAGGACGGTCCCGAGGACACGATCCTGCCGGGCCTGTTGGCCGAGGGAGCCGACCTGACGCGGATCGCGATCTTGGAGGGCGTGCGCCGCGGCAGCGCCAAGTCCGACTTCACGCTCTCCCCGGAGCACGTGGAACTGGTCCGCGAGCAACTGAAGAAGTCGCCCGAGATCAAGTTGGTGACGATCGACCCGATCGCGTCGTTCGTGGGCCGCGCGAAGATCGACGACCACCGCGCGACGGAGCTGCGCCTGGTGTTGGACCCGTTGAGCGAACTGGCCGAGGCGAGCGGGGTGACGATCGCGATGGTCGCGCACCTGAACAAAGCCGGGGGCGGGGCCGGCACCGCGGCCGTGGACCGGATCGCGGGAAGCGCGGCGTATCGGGACGCGGTCCGGGCCGCGTACCTGATCTGCGAGGACGCCGACGACGACACGCGCCGGTTGCTCATGCCGGTGAAAGAGAACCTGCCCGGGTTCGAGCACACCAGCATTCCGTTCGGCCTCGCTCCGCTGAGCGAGCCGGACGCCGATGCCGTGGTCAAGCGCGAGCAGTTCCGCCACCTCGAGGCCGACGACCTGGCCGCGGTCCGCGCGCAACTGCGCCGGGTGCGGTTCTTCACCGCGGTGAGCATGGACGCGGACACGGCGTTGAAGGCGAAGAAGCAGGACGGAACGAAGGTCGAGCGGTGCAAGGAATGGCTCAAGACGTTCCTCGCGAAGTACGCCTTTCCGTCCAACGAGATCATGGAAGCAGCGAAGAAGGCTTCTTTCACCTTCGACAACGTGAAGGAAGCAAAGTCCCAGCTCAAGAGCGAGGGCGCGTTGTGGAATCACAACCTGGGCAAAGTGCGTGGCGAATGGTGGTCAGGGTTGGGTGAGCCATTGAACTGGAAGCTCCGCCCCGAGCCCACTCCCTTCTCTCCCCAGACTCCCTTCTCTCCCCCCTCTCCCTTCTCTCCCTTTCTTGGAAATACAAGCAGTTTTCAAGAAGGGGAAAGAAGGGAGAGAAGGGAGTCTGAGGAGTGTGGGGAGTCACCCCACATTGAACCCCCAGATAGCGAGGGGGTGCTATGA
- a CDS encoding TubC N-terminal docking domain-related protein, whose amino-acid sequence MTTATLTVSELLTDLSVAGVRLWPEGRNIHYRSPSPLSFALKEAIIGHKPELLIRLAAWDASEAMQLEHAADGLVESLGISGNDPVIQEVAGRCVQAHHRNDMTGVRAACATIEDRARKVAKGRNAA is encoded by the coding sequence ATGACCACCGCAACCCTCACCGTTTCAGAGTTGCTCACCGACCTGAGCGTCGCCGGTGTTCGTCTCTGGCCGGAGGGACGGAACATCCACTACCGATCCCCGAGCCCGCTCAGTTTCGCGTTGAAAGAGGCCATCATCGGACACAAGCCCGAACTGCTGATCCGCCTTGCCGCATGGGACGCATCGGAAGCAATGCAGTTGGAACACGCGGCCGATGGCCTGGTCGAGTCGCTCGGCATCTCCGGGAACGACCCCGTGATTCAGGAAGTTGCCGGCCGGTGCGTTCAGGCTCACCACCGCAATGACATGACGGGCGTGCGTGCGGCGTGCGCGACGATCGAAGATCGCGCGAGGAAGGTGGCAAAGGGCCGTAACGCCGCCTGA
- a CDS encoding YcxB family protein, which produces MRLVALIALFWLGVLAFVPLMALVKPNLVQLPQGVEGYAFAVPALLLAGAVFVYTPIATYFAARKRWETAEELREPRTYTFTDDGIEVVGKSFSGFMTWPTIIRAERAGGLVMLATRQQVFYLVPIKAFEQPETWARFTQLIEANVRDCRL; this is translated from the coding sequence ATGAGGCTCGTCGCGCTGATCGCACTGTTCTGGCTGGGCGTGCTTGCGTTCGTCCCTCTCATGGCGTTGGTAAAGCCGAACTTGGTCCAGTTACCACAGGGAGTGGAGGGATACGCCTTCGCGGTGCCCGCCCTTCTTCTCGCGGGCGCCGTCTTTGTGTACACCCCAATTGCCACCTACTTCGCGGCTCGGAAGCGGTGGGAGACAGCTGAGGAACTTCGGGAGCCGCGAACCTACACCTTCACGGACGACGGGATAGAGGTGGTAGGGAAAAGTTTCTCCGGGTTTATGACGTGGCCGACCATCATTCGCGCCGAGCGGGCTGGAGGGTTGGTCATGCTCGCCACGAGGCAGCAGGTGTTCTACTTGGTGCCAATTAAGGCGTTCGAGCAACCCGAGACTTGGGCGCGATTTACCCAGTTAATCGAGGCCAATGTCCGCGACTGCCGGCTCTGA
- a CDS encoding helix-turn-helix transcriptional regulator — protein MATGPTFGERLKELREAAALSQYALAKKSGVSKQAISLLEKGESEPAWVTVRKLARALGISVSDFDVGNLPGEADNDDADPPKPAPKKKPPKK, from the coding sequence GTGGCAACCGGCCCGACGTTTGGCGAACGCCTTAAAGAACTGCGTGAGGCAGCGGCCTTATCGCAATACGCGCTTGCCAAGAAATCGGGGGTAAGCAAACAGGCCATTTCACTTCTCGAGAAGGGCGAATCGGAACCGGCCTGGGTCACCGTGCGAAAGCTGGCACGTGCCCTCGGCATCTCGGTCTCTGACTTCGACGTCGGTAACCTGCCCGGAGAGGCGGATAACGACGACGCTGATCCGCCCAAACCGGCCCCGAAGAAGAAGCCTCCCAAGAAGTAG